One genomic region from Macaca mulatta isolate MMU2019108-1 chromosome 20, T2T-MMU8v2.0, whole genome shotgun sequence encodes:
- the PLLP gene encoding plasmolipin — MAEFPSKVSTRTSSPAQSAGASVSALRPDLGFVRSSLGALMLLQLVLGLLVWALIADTPYHLYPAYGWVMFVAVFLWLVTIILFILYLFQLHMKLYMVPWPLVLMIFNISATVLYITAFIACSAAVDLTSLRGTRPYNQRAAASFFACLVMIAYGVSAFFSYQAWRGVGSNAATSQMAGGYA, encoded by the exons ATGGCCGAGTTCCCGTCGAAAGTGAGCACGCGGACCAGCAGTCCTGCGCAGAGCGCCGGGGCCTCGGTGTCGGCGCTGCGCCCGGACCTGGGCTTCGTGCGCTCCAGCCTCGGGGCGCTCATGCTGCTGCAGCTG GTGCTGGGGCTCCTGGTGTGGGCGCTGATTGCGGACACCCCGTACCACCTGTACCCGGCCTATGGCTGGGTGATGTTCGTCGCTGTCTTCCTCTGGCTGGTGACAATCATCCTCTTCATTCTCTACCTGTTTCAGCTGCACATGAAGTTGTACATGGTGCCCTGGCCACTGGTG TTAATGATCTTTAACATCAGCGCCACCGTTCTCTACATCACCGCCTTCATCGCCTGCTCTGCAGCAGTTGACCTGACATCCCTGAGGGGCACCCGGCCGTATAACCAGCGTGCGGCTGCCTCG TTCTTTGCATGTTTGGTGATGATCGCCTATGGAGTGAGTGCCTTCTTCAGCTACCAGGCCTGGCGAGGAGTAGGCAGCAATGCAGCCACCAGTCAAATGGCTGGCGGCTATGCCTAA